The Fundulus heteroclitus isolate FHET01 chromosome 13, MU-UCD_Fhet_4.1, whole genome shotgun sequence genome contains a region encoding:
- the LOC105915859 gene encoding zinc fingers and homeoboxes protein 1 — protein MASRRKSTIPCMVPPQDPIDSNPEAEDVMDVTEPEDGNDAAALYAEAPALPEEPAGDAGPDAYLDSNAAEGGYECKYCSFQTSELNLFTMHVDTEHPDVVINASYVCVECDYHTKSYDTLQAHNARLHPGEDNFTRTMVKRNNETVFEQTVNDLTFDGSFVKVEDDEAEDVSRKAIPLSKTPIMRIRSRAEPKKFAPAHKPSVDDVIKVESDDEYDEGQEPPALSPAPPAASTQRLIPVSAPLQVQAIPQSIVVNSSNMLQIKGGSSGGGAVLPPGTLAQVLSALQTQQSPQTQLLIPISSIPTYNSAMDNNVLLVSAYNRFPYPSVSEIIGLSAQTKFSEEQIKVWFSAQRLKHGVSWTPEEVEEARRKKFNGTVQTVPQTITVIPANIGAATNGLQSIFQTCQIVGQPGLVLTQVAGGGGAVPVASPITLTVAGVPGNQPKAAEASAPDSNAEVSAASASTSLSLDAGATKPKKSKEQLAELKASYGRRQFATEEEISRLMEVTKLSKRAIKKWFSDTRYNQRNSRDHHSLLLSETSSGRAAFSGAGRAGRSSSASFPENISGESLPELSAAAAAASTALTAATIVIDSSDDASDSSPTTASAPSSSGLSSDPRVKFRHAFPDFTPQKFKEKTTEQLHVLEASFQKADMPSDEELSRLRSETKLTRREVDAWFTERRKTSSAALKDSDGEMEDKAKASVACLEGQTPPHVGRKILKKTPEQLHILKKAFVRSQWPTSEEYDQMSEETGLPRTYIVNWFGDTRYSCKNSNLKWYYLYQSGKVDEALNGGGKSQKKPRKRSRGWTRRTRRPYPSKRSPQGAAGVIKVKSGKAFLKDYYLKHKALSEKDLDDLVTKSKMSYEQVRDWFSETARKAEEGKEPFSNDEAEEDEEEEGEAEEEDEVTTAECRDSEGDMEAEEQGEAASSDDYIREEKDPGEEEEEEEEEDAVEEDSEGVSHSQPQTEEQT, from the exons ATGGCGAGCAGGAGGAAGTCTACCATTCCCTGCATGGTTCCCCCTCAGGACCCCATCGACTCAAATCCGGAGGCGGAGGACGTCATGGACGTCACGGAGCCCGAGGACGGCAACGACGCGGCGGCGCTTTACGCCGAGGCTCCCGCTTTGCCCGAGGAACCCGCCGGGGACGCGGGGCCGGACGCGTACCTGGACTCCAACGCCGCCGAAGGGGGATACGAGTGCAAGTACTGCAGCTTCCAGACGTCAGAGCTCAACCTGTTCACCATGCACGTGGACACGGAGCACCCGGACGTGGTCATCAACGCCTCCTACGTCTGCGTGGAGTGTGACTACCACACCAAAAG TTACGACACGCTGCAGGCCCACAATGCTCGGCTGCACCCGGGCGAGGACAACTTCACGCGGACGATGGTCAAGCGGAACAACGAGACCGTCTTCGAGCAGACGGTGAACGATCTCACCTTTGACGGCAGCTTCGTCAAGGTGGAGGACGACGAGGCGGAGGACGTGTCCCGCAAGGCCATCCCCCTCAGCAAGACGCCCATCATGAGGATCAGGAGCCGGGCCGAGCCCAAAAAGTTCGCGCCGGCGCACAAACCGTCCGTCGACGACGTCATAAAGGTGGAGAGCGACGACGAGTACGACGAGGGCCAGGAGCCGCCCGCTCTGTCGCCGGCGCCGCCCGCCGCCTCGACCCAGCGCCTGATCCCCGTCTCGGCGCCGCTGCAGGTCCAGGCCATCCCTCAGAGCATCGTGGTGAACAGCTCCAACATGCTGCAGATTAAGGGAGGCTCCTCCGGGGGCGGCGCCGTGCTGCCACCGGGGACCCTGGCCCAGGTTCTGTCCGCCCTGCAGACCCAGCAGAGCCCTCAGACCCAGCTGCTGATCCCCATCAGCAGCATCCCCACCTACAACAGTGCCATGGACAACAACGTCCTGCTCGTCAGCGCTTACAACAG GTTTCCGTATCCGTCTGTGTCGGAGATCATCGGCTTGTCGGCACAGACAAAGTTCAGCGAGGAGCAGATCAAGGTCTGGTTTTCTGCCCAAAGGCTCAAACATGGAGTCAGCTGGACACCAGAAGAG gtggaggaggcGAGGAGAAAGAAGTTTAACGGCACGGTTCAGACCGTTCCCCAGACCATCACAGTCATCCCCGCCAACATCGGCGCCGCCACCAACGGGCTGCAGTCCATCTTTCAGACCTGTCAGATCGTCGGCCAGCCGGGCCTCGTCCTCACTCAGGTGGCCGGCGGCGGGGGCGCCGTGCCGGTGGCGTCCCCCATCACTCTGACCGTGGCGGGGGTGCCCGGCAACCAGCCCAAAGCCGCCGAAGCCTCGGCGCCGGACTCCAACGCCGAGGTGTCGGCCGCGTCCGCCAGCACGTCGCTCAGCTTGGACGCGGGGGCCACCAAGCCGAAGAAGTCCAAAGAACAGCTGGCGGAGCTGAAGGCGAGCTACGGCAGGAGGCAGTTCGCCACCGAGGAGGAGATATCCAGGCTGATGGAGGTCACCAAACTCTCCAAGAGGGCGATAAAGAAATGGTTCAGCGACACCCGCTACAACCAGAGAAACTCCAGGGATCACCACAGCCTGCTGCTGAGCGAAACGTCGTCCGGCAGAGCGGCTTTCTCAGGAGCAGGCCGCGCAGGGAGGAGCAGCAGCGCCAGCTTCCCAGAGAACATCAGCGGCGAGTCGCTGCCGGAGCTgagcgccgccgccgccgccgcttcCACCGCCCTGACGGCCGCCACCATCGTCATAGACTCCAGCGACGACGCCAGCGACTCCTCCCCCACCACCGCCAGCGCACCGAGCTCCTCCGGCTTGTCGAGCGACCCGCGCGTCAAATTCCGCCACGCCTTCCCGGACTTCACGCCCCAGAAGTTCAAGGAGAAGACTACGGAGCAGCTGCACGTCCTGGAGGCCAGCTTCCAGAAGGCGGACATGCCGTCAGACGAGGAGCTGAGCCGGCTGCGCTCAGAAACCAAGCTGACCCGACGGGAGGTGGACGCTTGGTTCACGGAGCGCCGGAAAACGTCTTCGGCGGCCCTGAAGGACAGCGACGGCGAGATGGAAGACAAGGCGAAAGCGTCTGTAGCGTGTCTGGAGGGACAGACCCCGCCCCACGTCGGGAGGAAGATCCTGAAGAAGACCCCGGAGCAGCTGCACATTTTGAAGAAGGCCTTTGTTCGCTCACAGTGGCCAACGTCCGAGGAGTACGACCAGATGTCGGAGGAGACGGGCCTGCCGCGGACCTACATCGTCAACTGGTTCGGCGACACGCGCTACTCCTGCAAGAACAGCAACCTGAAGTGGTACTACCTGTACCAGAGCGGCAAG GTGGACGAGGCGTTGAACGGCGGAGGGAAGAGCCAGAAGAAACCCAGGAAGCGGAGCCGCGGTTGGACCAGGAGGACGCGTCGGCCGTACCCCTCCAAACGTTCGCCACAGGGTGCCGCGGGAGTCATCAAG GTGAAGTCCGGTAAGGCGTTCCTTAAGGATTACTACCTCAAGCACAAAGCTCTGAGCGAGAAGGACCTGGACGATCTGGTGACCAAGTCCAAAATGAGCTACGAGCAGGTGAGGGACTGGTTCTCCGAGACGGCCAGGAAGGCGGAGGAGGGAAAGGAGCCGTTCAGCAACGACGAGgcagaggaggacgaggaggaggagggagaggcgGAGGAAGAGGACGAGGTGACGACAGCCGAGTGCAGAGACAGTGAAGGAGACATGGAGGCGGAAGAACAAGGAGAGGCGGCCTCAAGCGACGACTACATCAGGGAAGAAAAGGACCCcggtgaggaggaagaggaggaggaggaggaggatgcagttgaggaggacTCTGAAGGTGTCAGCCATTCACAGCCCCAGACTGAGGAGCAGACATGA